CTTGTTCATTTGGAGTCATTGCcatatttacaaaattaaatcCTGATTATAAGAGGATATCTAAGTTAAATCAAGTTTTCGGGAGACTCTCTACAATTTTAAATCAAGATTCCAAGGGAATCTCTACAACTTTGGAGTTCTAGAAGTTGGCTACGGTAAAGCAAAGCGCTGCGTcaagttttgataaaaaaaaaaaaaagtcaaattcaaACTTCAAGTCACACCTCCAACACGTGACAACATGTTTACTGCGCACCTTGAAATGAGGGCATTTGTAGACaccaaaaaaattaatgaaaataaaattcattaactaattcggtcaacacttgaaattatgaccgaacaaatttagtcggcatgtgggtcccacaaaatcTGCATGCGGCTTATGAGTAAGCAAAACCAAGCAGACTCAGGGAATGACACGTGGCGGCATACGAAAGGCCCAATgccaataaataaatttgttccGACTTAAATCACTTAATTAGTTGATATTAAGGCGaatcaattaaattaaatcaattgattccgagtcaaatcaatcaagtattaaattttgTCTGTTGATTAgatatcaatttatttaaattgataatcaagatgaaaatcagccatcaaattaattagataattccttaatagtcgtgattaaatcgattaattaaaactgattgatttgattatgctattaatgaaatacaattaaaatcaaccatcaaattgattggctaattccttaataatCGTGATTAAATAAGTTAATTAGGGCTGAtttatttgattatgttattaaggaaaatgcaattaattacgtgtcatcaaggcattccaaattgagagagacgccgacactataaatactccctctcaaatcaagagaaggacttgggccgaaaaagagaagaaaacactctcaaaatttctgaagcctcccaagctcgtgaGGAACCATCAAGCTGTCAAATAGTTggttcctcaccaacctcaagtcaaaaCGTTCGTCACGTGTCGACTCTCATGACCATCGTACAACTCAAGATCAATTGTCAAGCCCTTaagtgaaattcatcgtcggagatagAATCAGAAGATTACCAAAAATTGTAACCCGcacttaaattaataaagttATTATTATTGTACACGTGTCtacattttgtttgttttcagattCCCGTGTTTACAGTTTCTATTTGCAATCGACAATGATTGAGTTTGAAGCTTGATCAAGATTGTGGTTTTATATATTACTTATCCGATCCTAATTGTCATTTATTTGGATTTCCTTTTAATGAAcgccatattaaaaaaaaaagtgcaaaaTTGACGGAAAAAATATAgagtagaaaaaagaaaataaaaatagcatTTTGACCAAAATATCTACGAGTGTTTAACAGACAAAATTGATGGAATGACTAAAGTGAAATACGATGTTTAAATTGAGTAACTGAAGTTATATTTTTGAAAAGTGAGTGACCAAAATGTTAAATGAGTAAAAATTCATTCACCATTTATATAATTCTGCCTTCTTTTATctcaatttttttcctttttttatttttatttttttttattgtcaaTATCAAATTCTTTACCGATTAGGAGAAGAGATTAGCCAGTCACAGGGCGTAGCCGAGCCGAGATAGTCCTTTGCCATCCCGGGTCGGACTAGTCCGACGGTCAGACCGCCCGACCCGACCGAAAGGCCTTTAGTTTGAAACTGCTGGTGCTTAGAATTGAATGGCTGGGAGAAAACCACAACATCACTGAGAAACAAGACCAGAACTCAACTCAGCTGGCTTTGCAATTCTGGAGTTTCAGGTACGAATGCACTACCCATCTTCTCCATAGCCTCATTCCTCTTGTTTCTGGTCTCTACTTAAAGCTTTACTCTTTTTGTAAAGATGAAAACTTTACTACCAATTATCTAATCCCAAGTTGTAAACTTTACCAAAGAAAGATGCAAGCTTTAATCACCCTGCCATCTAGAGCTGAAACCTGGATAGTCCCCCAGTTGGGTTCTTGTAAACTCAGTACtcggagaaggagaagaaaaaagatgTGGGGTCTTGCTTTTCCTGTTTGCTATGGTACAGCTAGTGcagttttcaaatttggttttggatgtggGAGTGTTTCTAGGTACTCTGGACTTAGACTTGCTAGCAATTGTGAGCCCAACAAGGGCTCTTCTTTTGTGTCGGCTTGGGCTTTGGAGGAACAAGCTATTGGGAATGAGATTAGTGTAGACAAATCGCAACATGGGTTGTTAGGGGAATGTGAGAGCAAGGATGTTGTTGTGGAGGGAATTGAGGAGAGTGAGATTGTTGATGTGCGTGCGCTGGCATCGAGCTTACAGTTTGCGAAAACAGCAGATGATGTGGAAGAGGTTCTGAAGGACAAGGGTGATTTGCCTCTTCAAGTATTCTCATCCATGATCAGGGGTTTTGGGAGAGACAAGTTTATGGATTCCGCATTTGCTGTTGTTGAATGGCTTAAGAGGAGGAAGGAAGAAACTAATGGTATGATTACCCCAAATTTATTTATCTTTAATAGTCTCTTGGGTGCAGTGAAGCAGTCTAAACAGTTTGGAGAAATGGATAAAGTCTTGGCTGATATGACGCAGGAAGGGGTGGAACCGAATGTTATAACTTACAATACTATAATGGCAATTTATGTAGAACAAGGACTAAGTAGTAAGGCCCTTGATGTTCTTGAGGATATTCAGAAGAAGGGCTTGATTCCATCTTCAGTGACCTACTCTACAGCATTGCTGGCTTATCAGAGAATGCAAGATGGAGTTGGAGCCTTAGAGTTCTTTGTCGAGGTCAGAGCAAAGTATCGTAATGGTGATATATGTAAAGTTTCAGAAGAAGACTGGGAAAATGAGTTTCTAAAGCTCGAGAACTTTACAAAACGTGTTTGCTACCAAGTGATGCGGCGGTGGCTTGTGGTGGATGATAATTTAAGTATCAGTGTGCTAAAACTTCTAGTAAAGATGGATAATGCTGGGGTACCACTTGGTCGGGCAGAGCTTGAGCGCCTTTTGTGGGCCTGTACCCGTGAAGACCATTATAATGTGGCAAAAGAATTGTATAGTAGGATAAGAGAAAGGCATTCTGAAATAAGTCTATCCGTCTGTAATCACGTTATTTGGGTGATGGGAAAGGCTAAGAAATGGTGGGCAGCTTTGGAGATTTATGAGGATATGCTGGACAAGGGGCCAAAGCCAAATAACATGTCATATGAATTGGTAGTATCTCACTTTAATATTCTTCTGACTGCTGCTAGAAAAAAGGGAATTTGGAGATGGGGTGTCAGGTTGCTCAACAAGATGGAAGAGAAAGGTCTTCAACCGAGAAGTAAGGAATGGAATGCAGTTCTAGTTGCCTGTTCTAAGGCTGCAGAAACTTCTGCTGCTGTCCAGATTTTTAGAAGAATGGTAGAACAAGGTCAAAAACCCACAATCCTTTCTTATGGGGCCTTGCTCAGTGCTCTTGAAAAGGGGAAACTCTATGATGAGGCTCACCAGGTGTGGGAACATATGATCAAGGTTGGTGTAAAACCCAACCTGTATGCGTACACAATCATGGCCTCAGTTTTCAGTGGACAAGGAAAATTTAATTTGGTGGAGACCATTGTTCAAGAGATGGTTTCATCAGGGATTGAGCCAACGCTAGTCACATACAATGCAATTATTAGTGGCTGTGCACGAAATGATTCAAGCAGTGCTGATGCATATGACTGGTTTGATCGGATGAAAGCTAACAATATTCCTCCAAACAATGTTACTTATGAAATGATGATCGAGGCTCTTGCTAAAGAAGGTAAACCAAGGCTTGCATACGAGTTATATTTGAGGGCTCAAAACCAGGGCATTCACCTCTCTGCAAAGGCTTATGATATTTTGGTCCAACCCTCAATGGTTTCTGGAGCTAGTTTTGATCTAAAACTCTTAGGGCCTCGTCCACCTGAgcagaaaaaggaaaatttgCGAGGTAGAAAATCTTCTACCTAAAACTTTTGAAGAACTCAGAGATGTAAACCATTTGATACTTGatagctagagagagagaaaggaaataTAAGCCCTTGACAAACCAATGTGGAATTAGTTACCATGAGCTCTCTGTCCATCCATCTGAATGTACACCCCGATGTATAAATTTATTGATTTGTAAGTAACAGTTTACCTCACTCTTTAAATTTCTGATCTATttactttcttttgttctttttctgttATACATGATTTTTATGCCTTCAGTAACCAGATCATTTCTCATAATTGTTGGGCTGCTTGGAATTGATCCTAAGCAAATGAATATCTAATTATCTACCAAACTAGTACTTTTGTGGAAGTGATCCATTGAATTTTGAAATTCCAAACTAACCCCATCATCCCCTTGAGCATATTTTATATACTTGTCTTACCAAATATGGATTAAAAACATAAGAGAGACGAAGATAAAAGAACTACATGTTTTTATCTCTAAATATGGATTAAAAACATAATAGCTTTATCCACATTGTAACCTTACTGATTTTGAATGATTAGAACTGGTGAATGCATTATACCTACTGCAGGTGGAGCTGAATGCTCTAGGCCAACCTGattgtttataattatattTCCAGCCTCTGGAACCTTGTGTTTGGAAGAATGCATTTAGGTCAGTTCTAAATTGAATTCTCTGATAAGTTAGTCGGGCAACCTAATTGGttgttaattattattatttttaaaacatGTGCTAGATATGCACTAATACTAGTAAAACAGACCCTAAAATTATCCATTAGATATATTACTCCTTACTTATTATGTGCTTGTTATAGAATGATTTTTGTGTTGGAGTATATTGCTTTCTTCAGTATTGCacattttctttgatttgataAGGAATGATAATGTTTAACTACTGAGTATCATCTTGACAAAAAACAATAATTTCTTGTGGAAGAAAAAGTTTGCAAGGTTAAAATATACAAATGCAATCATGGTTAAGCAACTTAATAGAGTTGAGAACCTGTAGTTCTGATTCTCTGATTGTATTTACTTTCGAAAGAGAGACTCAAAGTCTGAGCACTGAATAAGCTGAACAGTTGAGCATATTGCCCTGGTCACCAATCATGCCCAACATGTCCCTCATTAACTCTGACAAATCAAGATTTATGATGTTACCCATTTATTATTCTCTTTTGTTTGTTGATCATTTTTTAGATTTTCTGTCTCTTGTTCTCTTTTCTATATAGTTCCAGTCATGGGTTAGGTTGTGAACCCATTCTGCTGTTATTACTGAACGTCGTATTAGGTCAAATATCAGTGACAACTTTACATGTAGGAATTTATGATGATGGTATTGTTCAAGAATATCTCATATCTCTAAGGCCAGGTCATGTCTGTTTATCTTTTTTATGCTTGAGCCTTGTTTCTTTGTACTGAGAGGTTTACTCAGCTGGCAAATCATAAGAAATCTACTATGTGTAGTTCAGTTCTAATTTTCTCGAGATAATCTCTGGGAGATCTAGAGGtagataactattctagtgctcaaatttattaattaatttgtttttaatgttttctttaacatatttgcagaaaatataGTGATACATGCAAATTCAATACCAATTTTATTATGTAAATTATGAGATGAACTCCCATCAATCAAGGAGGAATTATCTAAATTGCATGAATTTCAGGTCAATTATGAGCGTACTAGAATGCCCAGAATCGATTGTTTGGTTATTGAGTTATTTAGTGCTGTACAGGCTGAAGTTTACATTGTTGGTGGATCATAAATCGTAAATTGACATTAGAGAGTGGAGATAAATAATTGTGCATGAACATTGGACAAACTCGATATTATAGTCATTTCATGTCTGCAACTGAGAGAGTAGTGCCTGTGCTAGTAATTACTTTTGTGTTTTGATCTATAATCAAACATGATTCAGAAGTAAGAGGTTTAGGTAGCTGGCAAATGATAAGAACATCTTTCTTGTGAAGTTTAGATATATCTTCTTAGAATTCTATGAACTTTAGCTTCACTTTCTCCCAAATATTTTACAGCTCAAAGGTAGAGGGAATGTATTGAACCCAGATATAGTAATAGATGCAAATTCAGAATTACCAACTACGGTCAGGCTTGAGGTTcctttagaaaagaaaaaactgtcAGGCCCATGGTTTGTTCCCAGGTGGTCTGGGGTTTAACGGATCCcctattttttactttttagacAGATCCATGAAGCAGGGGTTGCAAAATGAAAAGCTGACTTCAAATTTGTGTATATCAGATAACCTCCAGTACTCAAGTTGGAGTTATCTGCATCGTCTGAGATCTTGCAGTAATGATTTGCATATTTACAGATTAGAATGCCCGGTAGCAATTGATTGGGCATATTTAGTTCTCTACCAGATATTCTTACGTTGTTGCGGCTCATAAATGGTAAGTTGACCTGGATTGTCTAGGGAATTTGTATAAATATTGTTTCAATCTATTTAGTAATGTATTCTTTCACATTTTGTAATACTCATATATTCTCTGAACAGTTGCTGCACTTTCTCCCAAAATATATTATAGAGctcatttgttttgtttttgtttttgttttttttccctttgcTTTAGCACATGATTCGACTATAACATATTGACAACAATCTAGGTACATATTCAGATTTGAAACTGGCATCACATTTGCAAGATATATCAGAACCTCCACCACTGAACTGTGGAATTATCTGCATATTGTGTGACCTTAAGGTAGCTATGAGCATATTTATAGATTAAAGAATGTCCTGCCACTCCTGTAGCAACTGATTTGTCATTGAGTTATAGCATTTAACTATCTACAGGCTGACTTTCACATTGTTTTAGTTAATCATAGAAATGATTTTGAT
This portion of the Rosa chinensis cultivar Old Blush chromosome 1, RchiOBHm-V2, whole genome shotgun sequence genome encodes:
- the LOC112196763 gene encoding protein LOW PHOTOSYNTHETIC EFFICIENCY 1, chloroplastic gives rise to the protein MQALITLPSRAETWIVPQLGSCKLSTRRRRRKKMWGLAFPVCYGTASAVFKFGFGCGSVSRYSGLRLASNCEPNKGSSFVSAWALEEQAIGNEISVDKSQHGLLGECESKDVVVEGIEESEIVDVRALASSLQFAKTADDVEEVLKDKGDLPLQVFSSMIRGFGRDKFMDSAFAVVEWLKRRKEETNGMITPNLFIFNSLLGAVKQSKQFGEMDKVLADMTQEGVEPNVITYNTIMAIYVEQGLSSKALDVLEDIQKKGLIPSSVTYSTALLAYQRMQDGVGALEFFVEVRAKYRNGDICKVSEEDWENEFLKLENFTKRVCYQVMRRWLVVDDNLSISVLKLLVKMDNAGVPLGRAELERLLWACTREDHYNVAKELYSRIRERHSEISLSVCNHVIWVMGKAKKWWAALEIYEDMLDKGPKPNNMSYELVVSHFNILLTAARKKGIWRWGVRLLNKMEEKGLQPRSKEWNAVLVACSKAAETSAAVQIFRRMVEQGQKPTILSYGALLSALEKGKLYDEAHQVWEHMIKVGVKPNLYAYTIMASVFSGQGKFNLVETIVQEMVSSGIEPTLVTYNAIISGCARNDSSSADAYDWFDRMKANNIPPNNVTYEMMIEALAKEGKPRLAYELYLRAQNQGIHLSAKAYDILVQPSMVSGASFDLKLLGPRPPEQKKENLRGRKSST